From Amycolatopsis sp. WQ 127309:
CGCGGTGACGCCGGTGGCGGCGCTGATGTTCCGGTTCAACAACCCGGACGCGCTGCTCGTGCTGCTGATGGTCGCGGGCGCCTACTTCGTCGTGCGCGCCACGGAAAAGGCGTCTCCCGGCTGGCTCGCGCTGGCCGGTGCGGCGATCGGGTTCGGCTTCCTGACGAAGATGATGCAGGCGTTCCTGGTGCTGCCGGCGTTCGGCCTGGTGTACCTGATCGCGGCACCGACGTCGCTCGGCAAGCGCTTGCTGCACCTGGGCGGCGCGGTGGTGACGCTGGTCGTCTCGGCGGGCTGGTTCATCGCGCTGGTCGACCTGTGGCCGACGGCGTCCCGGCCCTACATCGGCGGGTCCGAAGGGGACAGCCTGCTCGAACTCGCCTTGGGCTACAACGGTTTGTCGCGCATCTTCGGCGGCGGCGAGGGTGGCGGCCCGGGCGGCGGCGGTGGCATGGGCGGCAACACCGGCTTCGGTGGGACGTCCGGGCTGTTCCGGATGTTCGGCGCCAGCTTCGGCGTCGAGATCTCGTGGCTGCTGCCGGCCGCGTTGATCGGCCTGGTCGCCGGGCTGTGGTTCACCCGCCGCGCGCCGCGCACCGACCGGACGCGCCTGGCGCTGGTGCTGTGGGGCGGCTGGCTGGTCGTGACGGCGCTGGTGTTCAGCTACATGAGCGGCATCGTCCACCCGTACTACTCGGTCGCGCTGGCCCCGGCGATCGCCGCGATGGTCGCGATTTCGGGCCGCGCGCTGTGGCAGGGCCGGGCGAACCTGGCGCCGCGGGCCGTGCTGGCCGGCATGGTCGTGGCGACGGCGGTGTGGTCGTTCATCCTGCTGGACCGCACGCCGGACTGGTTCCCGGCGCTGCGCTGGATCATCGCGGTGCTCGGCGTGCTGGCCGCCACGGTGCTGGTGATGGGCGTGCCGCCGGTGCGCCGGGTGGTGGCGGTGGTGGCCGCGGCGGTGGTGCTTTCGCTGGGCGCCTCGACCGTCGCCTACGGCGTCGAGACGGCGTCGGTGGCCCACAGCGGCTCGATCCCGACGTCCGGCCCGACGTCGAGCGCGATGGGCGGCTTCGGCGGCGGCGAAGACTCGGCGTCCAGCACGGTCGGCAAGCTGCTGGCCTCGACGACGACCGAGTGGGCAGCGGCGACGACGGGGTCGCAGAGCGCGGCATCGCTGGAACTGGCGAGCGGCAAGGCGGTCATCGGCATCGGCGGCTGGAGCGGCTCGGACCCGGCCCCGACACTGGCCGAGTTCAAGGCGTACGTCGCGGCGGGCGAGGTGAAGTACTTCATCGACGGCGGCCGCGGCGGCGGCCCGGGCGGCGGGTCCAGTGAGATCACCGAGTGGGTGACGGCCAACTTCACGGCTACGACGGTGGACGGCTCCACGGTCTACGACCTGCAGAGCTGAGCGCGACCCAGGGGTCGTGAGTGGTGATCAGGGTTCTCACCCGCATTACCACTCACGACCTCTTTGTACGCAGGTGGTGGCTGACGTCGCCGACCAGGTCGACCGTGGCCCGGCGTTCCGTGAACTGCCACTCGCCCGCGGAGCGGGTGAACGTGTCCTGGTAACTGCCCGCCGCGATCGTTTGCAGTGGGAACCCCGGCACCGCCTGCAACACCGTGAAGTACGCCCGCGACTCAGCCGTGTCCCCGGTGACCGAGATCGACACGTTCGTTGTCACGTGCTTC
This genomic window contains:
- a CDS encoding glycosyltransferase family 39 protein, with the protein product MTAVLSDPVTQEPRHRKDSAAHSPPRWVRPSVFGLLAATAVLYFWNLTASGFGNSFYAAAVQSGTQSWKAWLFGSLDSGNVLTVDKPPAALWVGTAFARIFGFSSFTVLAPQALMGVASVGILYLAVKRTSGPVAGLMAGALLAVTPVAALMFRFNNPDALLVLLMVAGAYFVVRATEKASPGWLALAGAAIGFGFLTKMMQAFLVLPAFGLVYLIAAPTSLGKRLLHLGGAVVTLVVSAGWFIALVDLWPTASRPYIGGSEGDSLLELALGYNGLSRIFGGGEGGGPGGGGGMGGNTGFGGTSGLFRMFGASFGVEISWLLPAALIGLVAGLWFTRRAPRTDRTRLALVLWGGWLVVTALVFSYMSGIVHPYYSVALAPAIAAMVAISGRALWQGRANLAPRAVLAGMVVATAVWSFILLDRTPDWFPALRWIIAVLGVLAATVLVMGVPPVRRVVAVVAAAVVLSLGASTVAYGVETASVAHSGSIPTSGPTSSAMGGFGGGEDSASSTVGKLLASTTTEWAAATTGSQSAASLELASGKAVIGIGGWSGSDPAPTLAEFKAYVAAGEVKYFIDGGRGGGPGGGSSEITEWVTANFTATTVDGSTVYDLQS
- a CDS encoding nuclear transport factor 2 family protein gives rise to the protein MDDTRAIENLIHRYASLVDAGDFAAVGELFASGSFAGSGGVARGAPEVAGMLQSTVIRYDDGTPRTKHVTTNVSISVTGDTAESRAYFTVLQAVPGFPLQTIAAGSYQDTFTRSAGEWQFTERRATVDLVGDVSHHLRTKRS